A window from Lytechinus pictus isolate F3 Inbred chromosome 9, Lp3.0, whole genome shotgun sequence encodes these proteins:
- the LOC129267756 gene encoding serine--tRNA ligase, mitochondrial-like → MNMFAKLLYYDTARQINTFVWRSCSNCKMHSCTAPINNSAAFERNGERLSRPEIRRHLGTVSRLGKRFSSTSLYTPSSEGEHVPFVLKPELDFNTIMLEEEKFKKSVDAREMKGINISEMISIWNEVCNLEEQKNEKERKRKALNTRAKQLSKQKGEAGTKEKIQHEGRKIREELKRVNSTLNDLMNRLYPLALALPNHLHNAVPIGEENIEKESFGGKLTSPASQEEHPCLSVHNPMVHPGYRYTEGDLVLKEYDLISSVSSHLTSNGFTRFSMPDMYKPIALEALGLNPETSDKTYVIQTSENIMHLAGTSPMGFLAYYMMSVLESSDLPQRSFAVGRHYNASKESSNFEGLHNQFQDSRVEIFGVSEGTEDASNALLFQYLDTLVDLILTFDIPFRIVEVSSRNLLPCMHRMMSVELWLPSEENYVEVANVCNCTDFISRRLKIRYPTNPRESAVQSRKRSFVHTIHGAALKSSVLLSAMLDHGALDVKEARS, encoded by the exons ATGAACATGTTCGCGAAACTTCTATATTATGATACAGCTCGACAAATAAACACATTTGTGTGGAGATCATGCAGTAATTGCAAGATGCACTCTTGCACCGCGCCCATCAATAATTCCGCAGCTTTTGAACGGAACGGCGAGAGACTGTCACGCCCGGAGATTCGGCGTCATCTTGGAACCGTATCCCGCTTGGGAAAGAGGTTTTCATCCACGTCTTTGTACACTCCGTCATCCGAAGGAGAACATGTCCCATTTGTATTGAAACCTGAATTAGACTTTAACACTATAATGCTAGAGGAAGAGAAGTTCAAGAAAAGCGTTGATGCAAGGGAAATGAAGGGAATCAATATTTCAGAGATG ATCTCTATTTGGAACGAGGTATGTAATCTCGAGGAGCAGAAGaatgagaaggaaagaaagagaaaagccCTCAACACAAGAGCTAAACAACTCAGTAAACAG AAAGGAGAAGCTGGGAccaaagagaaaatccaacatgAAGGCAGGAAAATTAGAGAGGAGTTGAAAAGAGTAAAT AGCACTTTGAATGACTTGATGAATAGGTTATATCCTCTGGCCTTGGCTTTACCAAATCACCTACACAATGCTGTG CCCATTGGGGAAGAGAACATTGAGAAAGAAAGCTTTGGAGGTAAACTCACATCACCAGCATCTCAAGAAGAACATCCTTGTCTCTCAGTTCA CAACCCAATGGTCCACCCTGGCTATCGGTACACCGAAGGAGACTTAGTGCTCAAGGAATATGATCTCATTTCATCTGTTTCATCTCATCTGACATCCAATGGCTTTACCAGGTTCTCAATGCCTGATATGTATAAACCAATTGCACTG GAAGCATTAGGCCTGAATCCTGAAACCTCCGATAAA ACATATGTCATTCAGACGAGTGAGAATATCATGCACTTAGCTGGGACATCACCAATGGGATTTCTAG CTTACTACATGATGTCAGTATTAGAATCCAGTGACCTCCCTCAAAG GTCTTTTGCAGTTGGGAGACATTACAATGCATCTAAAG AATCTTCAAACTTTGAGGGTCTTCATAACCAATTTCAGGATTCCAGG GTTGAGATCTTTGGAGTCAGTGAAGGGACAGAGGATGCAAGCAATGCTCTCTTATTTCAGTATCTCGACACGCTGGTTGACCTcatcttgacctttgacattcCATTCAG GATTGTTGAGGTATCCAGTAGAAATCTTCTACCTTGTATGCATAGAATGATGTCTGTTGAACTTTGGCTGCCAAGTGAGGAGAATTACGTAGAG GTAGCTAACGTGTGTAACTGCACAGATTTCATCAGCCGTCGTCTGAAGATACGCTATCCCACCAATCCTAGAGAGAGCGCTGTTCAGAGCAGAAAACGCAGCTTTGTACACACA ATTCACGGGGCAGCTTTGAAATCATCGGTCCTCCTGTCAGCCATGTTGGATCATGGAGCATTGGATGTGAAAGAAGCAAGGTCATGA
- the LOC135155575 gene encoding putative proline-rich protein 21: MKGPLSLVLGALKQPNGFLRQPKRFLRQPKGFLIQPKRFLRQPKGFLRHPKRFMRQYNGFLIQPKRFLRQPKGFLRQPKGFLIQPKRFLRQPKRFLRQPKRFLIQHKRFLRQPKIFLRQPKGFLIQPKRFLRQPKGFLRHPKRFLRHPKRFLRQPKGFLRHPKGFLRHPKRFLRQPRKFMTQPKGF, from the exons atgaaaggcCCACTCTCATTGGTTCTTG GAGCTTTGAAACAGCCCAATGGATTCCTGAGACAGCCCAAGAGATTCCTGAGACAGCCCAAGGGATTCCTGATACAGCCCAAGAGGTTCCTGAGACAGCCCAAGGGATTCCTGAGACACCCCAAGAGATTCATGAGACAGTACAATGGATTCCTGATACAGCCCAAGAGATTCCTGAGACAGCCCAAGGGATTCCTGAGACAGCCCAAGGGATTCCTGATACAGCCCAAGAGATTCCTGAGACAGCCCAAGAGATTCCTGAGACAGCCAAAGAGATTCCTGATACAGCACAAGAGATTCTTGAGACAGCCCAAGATATTCCTGAGACAGCCCAAGGGATTCCTGATACAGCCCAAGAGATTCCTGAGACAGCCCAAGGGATTCCTGAGACACCCCAAGAGATTCCTGAGACACCCCAAGAGATTCCTGAGACAGCCCAAGGGATTCCTGAGACACCCCAAGGGATTCCTGAGACACCCCAAGAGATTCCTGAGACAGCCCAGGAAATTCATGACACAGCCCAAGGGATTCTGA